A genomic region of Prosthecobacter sp. contains the following coding sequences:
- a CDS encoding glycine cleavage system protein H: MPLNFVRFKHARFSARFPDTFRYSRSHYWMAPVEGESNLWRVGFTKFATRMLGELVDCEWKSAEGGPVAPGDNIGWVEGFKAASDVYCVMNGAFAGGNPELKVDACIVRSDPYEQGWLYSVRGDPEPESMDVNGYIDLLSGTIQRMAEEGHGEEEMTNDE; encoded by the coding sequence ATGCCGCTGAATTTCGTCCGCTTCAAACACGCCCGGTTCTCCGCCCGCTTCCCCGACACCTTCCGCTACTCACGCTCGCACTACTGGATGGCTCCGGTGGAGGGTGAATCGAATCTGTGGCGCGTCGGCTTCACCAAATTCGCCACCCGCATGCTCGGTGAACTGGTCGATTGCGAATGGAAGTCCGCTGAAGGCGGCCCTGTGGCCCCCGGCGACAACATCGGCTGGGTCGAAGGCTTCAAAGCCGCGTCGGATGTCTATTGTGTGATGAATGGTGCCTTTGCCGGCGGCAATCCTGAACTCAAGGTCGATGCCTGCATCGTCCGCAGTGATCCCTATGAGCAAGGCTGGCTCTACAGTGTGCGCGGTGATCCAGAGCCCGAAAGCATGGATGTGAACGGCTACATTGACCTCCTCAGCGGCACGATTCAGCGCATGGCTGAAGAAGGACATGGGGAAGAGGAAATGACGAATGACGAATGA
- a CDS encoding ABC transporter ATP-binding protein/permease, which yields MLEINNLSYVVPGKNKEPLRVLEQVSFMAPGGHVLAVIGPSGSGKTSLLRILAGLTDPEAGEVTLRGRDLIKQPLYPNQLGWVPAGDDSLIEHLTVRENLISAALLRGAGRTKDEMISRVSHVLVTVGLENIATERTSALALPQRRRLKLGLALVADPAIVLCDDFTVGLDVRSEREFEALLKLVASDRPDRIVVHATDSLANLAAYDTVVVMHEGYVAFHGPARAVPHYFTVPTYDEVYARLAKRPAQRWGDSWMKHRDAYYAAFKLGGGAENLSAAEEDPGDEDRTIVMKQRGEVEEEKKPAEVEVRPIIPLPGMFTQAQHLVRRRWSLLRRTPREWIMHAALLVGAPAIAALLLLPNLKLLKDMRGGAVNAEVVWPASYTISMIVLVQVLLVMFMAVRLGAREIAARRAIYERERVGGVSPSAWLLGSLLFMLPIILVQSIWMEMFLDIITGGLPGAGLAKLLLPALSGAAFAALCLGISANSGSAERAHSVSLTLLSANVLFCGALLGFPQTLGHVVHPFITAHYGWSGIIHSMQNTPYFGFIDHFVKTWFATPNLAMIMLGVHFVVGVVLTFVGLRRRG from the coding sequence ATGCTCGAAATCAACAATCTCTCGTACGTTGTCCCCGGCAAGAACAAGGAACCCCTCCGGGTGCTGGAGCAGGTCAGCTTCATGGCACCGGGCGGGCATGTGCTGGCGGTGATCGGGCCGTCTGGCAGCGGCAAGACCTCGCTGCTGCGCATCCTGGCCGGTTTGACCGATCCCGAGGCCGGCGAGGTGACCCTGCGCGGGCGTGATCTGATCAAACAACCGTTGTATCCGAACCAGCTCGGCTGGGTGCCTGCGGGGGACGACAGCCTGATCGAGCATCTCACCGTGCGCGAAAACCTCATCAGCGCGGCCCTGCTGCGCGGTGCCGGACGCACGAAGGACGAGATGATCTCCCGCGTGTCGCACGTGCTGGTGACAGTGGGGCTGGAAAACATCGCCACGGAGCGCACCTCGGCGCTGGCGCTGCCGCAACGGCGGCGGCTGAAGCTCGGCCTCGCGCTGGTGGCGGACCCGGCGATCGTGCTGTGCGATGATTTCACCGTGGGACTGGATGTGCGCAGCGAGCGCGAGTTTGAAGCGCTGCTCAAACTGGTGGCCAGCGACCGCCCCGACCGCATCGTGGTCCATGCGACGGACTCTCTGGCGAATCTGGCGGCATATGACACGGTGGTGGTGATGCATGAAGGCTACGTGGCCTTCCATGGACCAGCCCGGGCAGTGCCGCACTATTTCACGGTGCCGACGTATGACGAAGTCTATGCGCGCCTGGCGAAACGCCCGGCCCAACGCTGGGGCGACTCCTGGATGAAACATCGCGACGCGTATTACGCGGCCTTCAAGCTCGGTGGCGGCGCTGAGAATCTCTCCGCCGCCGAGGAGGATCCTGGCGATGAGGATCGCACGATCGTCATGAAGCAACGTGGCGAGGTGGAAGAGGAGAAGAAGCCCGCCGAAGTCGAGGTGCGGCCGATCATTCCGCTTCCGGGCATGTTCACCCAGGCGCAGCATCTGGTGCGCCGCCGCTGGTCGCTGCTACGGCGGACGCCGCGGGAGTGGATCATGCACGCGGCGCTGCTGGTGGGCGCGCCGGCCATTGCCGCCCTGCTGCTGCTGCCGAATCTGAAACTGCTCAAGGACATGCGCGGTGGTGCCGTGAATGCCGAGGTGGTCTGGCCTGCGTCTTACACGATCTCGATGATCGTGCTGGTCCAGGTGCTGCTGGTGATGTTCATGGCGGTGCGGCTCGGGGCGCGGGAAATCGCCGCGCGGCGTGCGATCTACGAGCGCGAGCGTGTCGGTGGCGTGTCACCCTCCGCGTGGCTGCTGGGCTCGCTGCTTTTCATGCTGCCGATCATTCTGGTGCAGAGCATCTGGATGGAAATGTTTCTCGACATCATCACGGGCGGGCTGCCGGGCGCAGGCCTGGCCAAGCTGCTGCTGCCAGCGCTGTCAGGCGCGGCATTTGCCGCCCTCTGCCTGGGCATCTCGGCCAACTCCGGCTCCGCCGAACGGGCTCACAGTGTCTCGCTCACGCTGCTGAGCGCGAATGTGCTGTTCTGCGGGGCGCTGCTCGGCTTTCCGCAAACGCTCGGCCATGTGGTGCATCCCTTCATCACAGCGCACTACGGCTGGTCCGGCATCATCCACTCGATGCAAAACACGCCTTACTTCGGCTTCATCGACCACTTCGTGAAGACGTGGTTCGCCACGCCGAATCTGGCGATGATCATGCTCGGCGTGCATTTCGTCGTCGGCGTGGTGCTGACGTTCGTGGGATTGCGCCGTCGCGGCTGA
- a CDS encoding altronate dehydratase family protein has translation MASILQVHPSDDAIVALHDLDAGAALSLNGTTWTLREKIPAKQKFAAHDFAVGDLVTMYGVTVGKATQPIATGALIHTHNVVHATSAFSGKQRDYTWTPPDVSKWQNRTFNGFKRSHGPAGTANFWIVIPLVFCENRNLAFMREALTRSLGYGKTSPYEQFAHRLVQMQREGASKAQIEAAMLEAETSAATARVFKNIDGVKFLEHGLGCGGTRQDAQALCRLLAGYINHSNVAGATILSLGCQHAQVSLLENELATLYPQFDKPLLIYEQQKSKSERDMMANAIRDTFLGLATANEQTREPCALSNLIMAVECGGSDGFSGISANPAIGHTADLLAALGGAPVLSEFPELCGVEQSLSDRCVTADLADKFVHLMRAYEGAAQACGSGFDANPSPGNIRDGLITDGIKSAGAAKKGGTSPIVDVLDYAEPIRQHGGLTLYCTPGNDVESTTALAGGGCNMMLFTTGLGTPTGNPVCPTLKIATNSDLARRMPDLIDFDTGPIITGAKTVEQMGEDMLELVIATASGDYTPKAVALGQDDFLPWKRGVSL, from the coding sequence ATGGCCTCCATCCTCCAAGTCCACCCCTCCGACGACGCCATCGTCGCCCTGCACGATCTCGACGCTGGCGCGGCGCTCTCATTGAACGGCACCACCTGGACGCTGCGCGAAAAAATCCCCGCCAAGCAGAAATTCGCCGCGCATGACTTCGCTGTGGGCGATCTCGTCACCATGTATGGCGTCACGGTTGGCAAAGCCACGCAGCCCATCGCGACGGGCGCTCTCATTCACACGCACAACGTCGTCCACGCCACGTCTGCCTTCAGCGGCAAGCAGCGCGACTACACTTGGACGCCGCCCGATGTCTCGAAGTGGCAGAACCGCACCTTTAACGGCTTCAAGCGCTCCCACGGCCCTGCTGGCACCGCGAACTTCTGGATCGTCATCCCGCTCGTCTTCTGCGAGAACCGCAACCTCGCCTTCATGCGCGAGGCGCTCACCCGCAGCCTCGGCTACGGCAAAACCTCGCCCTATGAGCAGTTCGCGCATCGCCTCGTGCAGATGCAGCGCGAAGGCGCATCCAAGGCGCAAATCGAGGCCGCCATGCTCGAAGCAGAGACTTCCGCCGCCACTGCCCGCGTCTTCAAGAACATCGACGGCGTGAAGTTTCTGGAGCACGGCCTCGGCTGCGGCGGCACGCGACAGGATGCGCAGGCCCTGTGCCGACTACTCGCCGGTTACATCAACCACTCCAACGTCGCCGGAGCCACCATCCTCAGCCTCGGCTGCCAGCACGCGCAGGTCAGCCTCTTGGAAAACGAACTCGCCACGCTCTATCCGCAGTTCGACAAGCCCCTGCTCATCTACGAGCAGCAGAAGAGCAAATCCGAACGCGACATGATGGCCAACGCCATCCGCGACACCTTCCTCGGCCTCGCCACCGCCAATGAGCAGACGCGTGAGCCCTGCGCCCTCAGCAATCTCATCATGGCCGTCGAATGCGGCGGCAGCGACGGCTTCTCCGGCATCTCCGCCAATCCCGCCATCGGCCACACTGCCGATCTCCTCGCCGCGCTCGGCGGTGCGCCCGTGTTGAGCGAGTTCCCCGAACTCTGCGGTGTCGAGCAGAGTCTCAGCGACCGCTGCGTCACCGCCGACCTCGCCGACAAATTCGTCCACCTCATGCGCGCCTATGAAGGTGCGGCCCAGGCCTGCGGTTCCGGCTTTGATGCCAACCCCAGCCCCGGCAACATCCGCGACGGCCTCATCACCGACGGCATCAAATCCGCTGGTGCGGCCAAAAAAGGCGGTACCAGTCCCATCGTCGATGTTCTCGACTATGCCGAGCCCATCCGCCAGCACGGCGGCCTCACGCTCTACTGCACCCCCGGCAACGACGTCGAAAGCACCACCGCCCTCGCCGGTGGCGGCTGCAACATGATGCTCTTCACCACCGGCCTCGGCACCCCCACCGGCAATCCCGTCTGCCCCACGCTCAAAATTGCCACCAACAGCGACCTCGCCCGCCGCATGCCCGACCTCATCGACTTCGACACCGGACCCATCATCACTGGCGCGAAGACCGTCGAGCAAATGGGCGAAGACATGCTCGAACTCGTCATCGCCACCGCCAGCGGCGACTACACGCCGAAAGCCGTCGCATTAGGCCAGGACGACTTCCTGCCGTGGAAGCGGGGCGTGTCATTGTGA